One window of Methanofervidicoccus abyssi genomic DNA carries:
- a CDS encoding thymidylate synthase: MLSIRKPSVRASYEYLVKEVLEKGEDMTTEDGEICREIRNVVVEITNPKLKSISPKYPFGKNAVEQYTKNLLYGSENEFSYDYHSRLFKYPVNDNYIDQIKYIIEKLGEEKNSRRAVAITWQPLIDIEVSKRKRGSVPCLQYIQFLIRDDKLYQTVLFRSNDLLLAYHANALGLIALGEVVAESLGVEYGTYTHHGVSMHIYIERDYDYISKYFPECLKYLR, encoded by the coding sequence ATGCTCTCCATCAGAAAACCTTCGGTAAGGGCCAGTTATGAGTACCTAGTTAAAGAGGTGCTTGAAAAAGGAGAAGATATGACAACTGAAGATGGGGAGATCTGTAGGGAGATCAGAAATGTTGTCGTGGAGATAACCAACCCAAAGTTAAAGAGTATCAGTCCAAAGTATCCCTTTGGTAAAAACGCTGTGGAGCAATATACTAAAAACCTACTTTACGGTTCTGAGAATGAATTTTCCTATGACTACCATAGTAGGCTCTTCAAGTATCCTGTAAATGATAATTACATAGATCAAATAAAATATATTATAGAAAAATTAGGGGAAGAGAAAAATTCTAGAAGGGCTGTAGCGATAACCTGGCAACCTCTTATAGATATAGAAGTAAGTAAGAGGAAGAGAGGTAGTGTTCCCTGTCTCCAATATATTCAATTTCTTATAAGGGATGATAAACTTTATCAGACTGTACTCTTCAGGAGTAACGATTTACTACTGGCATACCATGCCAACGCCCTTGGATTGATAGCCTTAGGAGAGGTAGTGGCTGAGAGCCTTGGAGTGGAGTATGGAACCTATACCCATCATGGAGTAAGTATGCACATCTACATAGAGAGGGATTACGACTACATCTCTAAATATTTTCCAGAGTGTCTAAAGTATCTCAGGTAA
- a CDS encoding MJ0144 family RNA dihydrouridine synthase-like protein: MDVLQKCGGRKVVLAPMAGITDGSYCGKYRNLFGIVTLGGLNLDSATLSASKEIVKRGRKEFLYNLNEFEDIIKREVKRARESNALVSVNIRFKDFEEAKRRIEILKKHCDIIELNCHCRQEEIVKLGIGQELLKRENFETLRDFLKGIWELEIEKPIFLKVRANVVPVDEFIDNLNKVRRYFHGIHLDCFNPGRDYPDIEYIQEVRRSFKDKIIVGNNSINSIKNAEKMLKYSDLISVARCVLRGNVRWIYEFNRKLDNKGNNL; the protein is encoded by the coding sequence ATGGATGTTCTTCAAAAATGTGGAGGTAGGAAGGTAGTCCTTGCCCCTATGGCTGGCATTACAGATGGATCCTACTGTGGAAAATACAGGAATCTATTTGGAATAGTCACCTTAGGAGGTCTCAATTTAGACAGTGCTACATTGTCTGCCAGTAAAGAGATTGTGAAAAGAGGTAGAAAAGAGTTTTTATATAATTTAAATGAATTTGAGGATATTATAAAAAGAGAGGTAAAAAGAGCTAGAGAAAGCAACGCCCTCGTATCTGTAAATATAAGGTTTAAAGATTTTGAGGAGGCTAAAAGAAGAATAGAGATCCTGAAAAAACACTGTGATATAATAGAATTAAACTGTCACTGTCGCCAGGAGGAGATTGTTAAGTTAGGGATAGGACAGGAGTTGTTGAAAAGGGAGAACTTTGAAACCTTGAGAGATTTTTTAAAGGGAATCTGGGAGTTAGAGATAGAAAAACCTATTTTTCTAAAGGTGAGGGCAAACGTTGTACCTGTAGATGAGTTTATAGATAATTTAAATAAGGTTAGGAGATACTTCCATGGGATACACTTAGACTGTTTTAATCCAGGAAGAGATTATCCAGATATTGAGTATATCCAAGAGGTAAGGAGAAGTTTTAAAGACAAAATAATTGTAGGAAATAACTCTATAAACTCTATTAAAAATGCAGAGAAGATGCTGAAATATTCAGACTTAATATCTGTTGCAAGATGTGTCTTAAGGGGAAATGTCAGATGGATATACGAGTTCAACAGGAAACTAGATAATAAAGGTAATAATTTGTAA
- a CDS encoding GTP cyclohydrolase III — translation MIQVTVIQIDNYGPWTVTPNPRRESDLQALQSRLYGDLNLQFGAHKGLVFYTRFDNLIAITNGIDLETHRRIQDSIKNRYPFTISMGIASAETPYEAQKLATEKIQEHGSAQDKYRKEVLDVANDFILEEGYVQLAHIDINNVTKTLTDLESAYDAYLRINEIHLRLIKELKKYGAMVFFIGGDNFMCPCNGMTESDFIAIFGDIKDKTGVQLKAGIGIGKTAEDASNMADIGLELIREGKVEGQVCTLNYKNYNIRRKFNTLCPI, via the coding sequence ATGATACAGGTTACCGTTATTCAGATCGACAACTACGGACCTTGGACTGTAACACCAAATCCTAGAAGGGAGAGCGACCTACAGGCACTTCAGTCAAGACTTTATGGAGATCTAAACCTTCAATTTGGAGCCCATAAAGGACTTGTGTTCTATACCAGGTTTGACAACTTGATCGCAATAACTAACGGTATAGATCTTGAAACCCACAGGAGGATTCAGGATAGTATAAAGAACAGATATCCTTTTACAATTAGTATGGGTATAGCTTCGGCAGAGACTCCCTATGAGGCTCAAAAATTGGCCACAGAGAAGATCCAAGAACATGGAAGTGCCCAGGATAAGTATAGAAAGGAGGTATTAGATGTTGCAAATGACTTTATCTTAGAGGAGGGATACGTCCAACTGGCACATATAGATATAAACAACGTTACAAAAACACTAACAGACTTGGAGAGTGCCTATGATGCCTATCTACGTATTAACGAGATTCATCTAAGACTCATCAAGGAGTTGAAAAAGTACGGTGCAATGGTGTTTTTCATAGGTGGGGATAACTTCATGTGTCCCTGTAACGGGATGACTGAGAGTGATTTTATCGCTATTTTTGGGGATATAAAGGATAAAACAGGTGTTCAGTTGAAGGCAGGCATAGGTATAGGGAAGACTGCAGAAGACGCATCCAATATGGCAGATATCGGATTGGAACTTATTAGGGAGGGTAAGGTAGAAGGCCAAGTATGTACCTTGAACTACAAAAATTACAATATAAGGAGGAAGTTTAACACGTTATGCCCTATATAA
- the fbp gene encoding fructose-1,6-bisphosphate aldolase/phosphatase: protein MEERVTISVIKADVGGLCGHTEAPEELLDVCDYVLEEAVDEILIDYYVTRCGDDINLIMTHRLGIDNEKIHGLAWRAFEEATKVAKELKLYGAGQDLLAEAFSGNVRGMGPGCAEMEFVERPSEPVIVFCCDKTDPSVFNLPLYRIFADPFNTAGLVYDKSMINGFKFDVLDVIENKQITLKAPEESYQLLALIGNLERYCIKRVHRAKDNEIAAVVSSEKLNLIAGRYVGKDDPVAIVRAQSGMPAVGEVLEAFATPHFVPGWMRGCHWGPLMPVSEEDARPARFDGPPRIMALGFQISNGKLIGPNDLFDDVSFNRAREKALEMADMIRRMGPFQPHRLPEAMMEYTSVPEVLAELKERFVETEKVEKAEKLRERGEIE, encoded by the coding sequence ATGGAAGAAAGAGTAACTATAAGTGTTATCAAAGCAGATGTTGGAGGACTCTGTGGTCACACTGAAGCCCCAGAAGAGTTACTGGATGTATGTGATTATGTCCTTGAAGAAGCTGTAGATGAGATACTTATAGATTACTACGTTACAAGATGTGGGGATGATATAAACCTCATCATGACTCATAGGTTAGGTATAGACAACGAGAAGATCCACGGGTTGGCATGGAGAGCGTTTGAAGAGGCCACTAAGGTTGCAAAGGAGTTAAAACTCTACGGAGCAGGTCAGGATTTACTTGCAGAAGCATTCAGTGGTAACGTTAGGGGAATGGGACCAGGATGTGCAGAAATGGAGTTTGTAGAAAGACCAAGTGAACCTGTAATAGTATTTTGCTGTGATAAAACAGATCCTTCTGTATTTAACTTGCCACTATATAGGATATTTGCAGATCCTTTTAACACTGCAGGATTGGTGTATGATAAATCCATGATTAACGGCTTTAAATTCGATGTGTTAGATGTAATTGAAAATAAACAGATAACGTTGAAAGCACCAGAGGAATCCTATCAGTTGTTGGCTCTTATAGGAAACTTGGAGAGATACTGTATAAAAAGAGTACATAGGGCGAAAGATAACGAGATTGCAGCAGTTGTAAGTTCTGAAAAGTTAAATTTAATCGCGGGAAGATACGTGGGAAAGGACGACCCAGTTGCAATTGTTAGGGCTCAAAGTGGAATGCCTGCAGTGGGAGAGGTTTTAGAGGCTTTTGCAACTCCACACTTTGTACCTGGATGGATGAGGGGATGTCACTGGGGACCTTTGATGCCAGTAAGTGAAGAAGATGCAAGACCTGCAAGATTTGACGGACCTCCAAGGATTATGGCCTTAGGATTCCAGATTTCAAATGGAAAGTTAATAGGACCAAACGATCTATTTGACGATGTGTCCTTCAACAGAGCTAGGGAGAAGGCTTTAGAAATGGCAGATATGATAAGAAGGATGGGACCATTCCAACCTCACAGACTACCTGAAGCCATGATGGAGTATACTTCAGTACCAGAGGTATTGGCAGAGTTAAAAGAGAGATTTGTAGAGACTGAAAAAGTTGAAAAAGCTGAAAAATTGAGAGAAAGGGGAGAAATAGAGTAA
- a CDS encoding molybdopterin molybdotransferase MoeA, giving the protein MVMFLKNLMPYKKAKEIVFKRLEKLATEKVKLIPIYEAYNKISSEDILSPEDLPMFNRAAMDGYGVIAEDTFGASETNPIILDLLGDPHKPVREGQCVKLSTGMATPEGVNAVVMKEYCREGEGFVEIREGVRPYENICKVGEDIKKGDLILKRGDVITPYHIGILSSLGIRYIRTYDLSVGVVSTGDELVDLEDFSSIEELKRKKKYIINSNTPMFYALIKELGFSPKIYKSVGDNKEEIKEALLKSIEENDIVITTGGTSVGDRDYTVEVVKDIGKLIIHGVQIRPGKPFGFGRCSLGEKEVLLYILSGYPVAAVVQFELFLRNYFRSRRSIYLPLARSVPSTPGRTDVVRVKLVSENKRTYVEPLRIKGSGILSSLKDGDGYIIIDENVEGYEKGEYVKVYLF; this is encoded by the coding sequence ATGGTTATGTTCCTGAAGAACCTAATGCCCTATAAAAAAGCTAAAGAGATAGTATTCAAAAGACTGGAAAAATTAGCCACAGAAAAGGTTAAACTAATTCCTATATATGAAGCTTATAATAAGATATCCTCTGAAGATATACTATCTCCTGAAGATCTACCTATGTTCAATAGAGCTGCTATGGATGGCTATGGGGTAATAGCGGAAGATACCTTTGGAGCCTCTGAAACAAATCCTATAATATTGGATCTCCTGGGGGATCCACATAAACCTGTTAGGGAAGGTCAGTGTGTCAAATTATCCACTGGAATGGCAACTCCTGAAGGTGTCAATGCAGTTGTAATGAAAGAGTATTGTAGAGAAGGGGAAGGGTTTGTTGAGATCAGGGAGGGAGTTCGTCCCTACGAGAATATATGTAAAGTAGGAGAGGATATTAAAAAAGGGGATCTAATATTAAAGAGAGGAGATGTTATTACCCCGTATCATATAGGAATACTCTCTTCCTTAGGTATAAGGTATATCAGGACTTATGATTTAAGTGTGGGGGTTGTATCTACAGGAGATGAGCTGGTAGATTTAGAGGATTTCAGTAGCATAGAAGAGTTGAAAAGGAAAAAAAAATATATAATAAACTCTAATACTCCTATGTTCTATGCCCTGATAAAGGAATTAGGTTTCAGTCCAAAGATATACAAGAGCGTAGGAGATAATAAGGAAGAGATAAAAGAAGCCCTGTTAAAGTCAATAGAAGAAAATGATATAGTAATAACTACTGGAGGTACATCGGTAGGAGATAGGGATTACACCGTTGAAGTTGTTAAAGATATTGGAAAGTTGATAATCCACGGAGTACAGATAAGGCCTGGAAAACCTTTTGGATTTGGAAGATGTTCTCTAGGAGAGAAGGAGGTACTCTTATATATACTCTCAGGATATCCGGTTGCTGCAGTAGTGCAGTTTGAGTTGTTCCTCAGAAATTACTTCAGGAGTAGGAGATCTATATATCTACCACTGGCGAGGAGTGTTCCTTCTACACCAGGGAGAACAGATGTAGTTAGAGTAAAGTTAGTTAGCGAAAATAAGAGGACCTACGTTGAACCCTTGAGAATTAAAGGAAGTGGAATACTCTCTTCTCTTAAGGATGGAGATGGATATATAATAATAGATGAAAATGTAGAAGGTTATGAAAAGGGGGAGTATGTAAAGGTTTATCTATTTTAA
- a CDS encoding 2-phosphoglycerate kinase — MDLKKITNKIIVKGKNYDMPFSKGILARSLTAAGMKPSEAYYIAKEIEKMLNEKRVDTITKDEIRRIVYEYLLSKNYKCIAEKYLLWRRILKKHPIIILIGGASGVGTSTIAFELASRLGIPSVIGTDSIREVMRGSVSKDLVPMLYESSYTAWKALRIPSETNDKDIHILGFERHVELVLVGVECLIDRSLKEGLSVIIEGTHIIPGFMKEKYTKMPNIITLILTLSSEKMHKERFAARAKITSRPMERYLKHFKIIRKINDYIVKKAYEYDIPVIENISISESVEKCLEVITERFIYLDKNESK; from the coding sequence ATGGACCTCAAAAAGATAACGAATAAAATAATTGTAAAGGGCAAAAATTATGATATGCCCTTTTCTAAGGGAATTCTTGCCAGATCCCTAACTGCAGCAGGGATGAAACCAAGTGAGGCTTATTATATAGCAAAGGAAATTGAAAAGATGTTAAATGAAAAGAGAGTAGATACCATCACCAAGGATGAAATAAGGAGAATTGTCTACGAGTATTTATTATCCAAAAACTACAAATGTATCGCTGAGAAATATCTGCTATGGAGGAGGATATTAAAGAAACATCCTATAATAATACTTATAGGTGGAGCTAGTGGAGTAGGTACATCTACAATAGCCTTTGAATTAGCATCGAGGTTAGGAATTCCCAGTGTTATAGGCACAGATTCCATCAGAGAGGTTATGAGGGGAAGCGTATCCAAGGATCTAGTACCTATGTTATATGAATCTTCCTATACAGCCTGGAAGGCTCTAAGGATACCTTCAGAAACTAACGACAAGGATATACATATTTTAGGATTTGAGAGACACGTTGAGTTGGTTTTAGTTGGAGTGGAGTGTCTGATAGATAGGAGTCTAAAAGAGGGATTGAGTGTTATAATCGAAGGGACTCATATTATCCCAGGATTTATGAAGGAGAAATACACTAAGATGCCAAACATTATAACACTAATCTTAACTCTCAGTTCCGAGAAGATGCATAAGGAAAGGTTTGCAGCCAGAGCTAAAATTACATCGAGGCCTATGGAGAGATACCTAAAACACTTTAAGATAATAAGGAAAATAAACGACTATATCGTAAAGAAGGCTTATGAGTATGACATTCCAGTAATAGAAAATATATCTATAAGTGAAAGTGTAGAGAAATGCTTAGAGGTTATAACTGAAAGGTTCATATACTTGGACAAAAATGAATCTAAGTAA
- a CDS encoding phosphoadenosine phosphosulfate reductase domain-containing protein, which produces MGKKNYLTSKFKEDTKFASKYEIDVINRLTDLNLQYDDLLLLEKLPGMDYRKRVYIEDDTQIGILEFDLVDLDWKFTPTPYYYQLTGSKRIHLKSIKRRLKGKYLKEEYLEDPGEYLEIAKGSNNFIGVEMGDFIGVGVKKEKGIKLKDLKRKKKNIYIKKIEDYLEKNRERINSLLEYSKDILKKYIEKYKKKGYIINTSFSGGKDSSVSTLLVREIIPDIDVIFIDTGLEYPDTIKYVKRFAKEYDLNLHVVDGNYFWGHLEKEGIPTKDNRWCNSVCKLIPLKNFFMEHYPNKKVLTIDGSRKFESFTRSKLSYTRKSRFIDFQVNLFPILDWNAIDVWSYILLEEILYNPLYDKGFERIGCYLCPAALNSEFLRVRDLYPDLWSRWVNYLRKYYTMEEILRGFWRWRVLPPKMEELKKCLYNCNNNLE; this is translated from the coding sequence ATGGGGAAGAAAAATTACCTCACTTCAAAGTTTAAAGAAGATACAAAGTTCGCCTCTAAGTATGAAATAGACGTTATCAACAGATTGACAGATTTAAACCTCCAATATGATGATCTACTACTTCTGGAAAAACTCCCTGGTATGGACTACAGGAAAAGGGTGTATATAGAGGATGATACTCAAATAGGGATACTGGAGTTTGATCTCGTGGATTTAGATTGGAAATTTACACCTACTCCCTACTATTATCAACTTACAGGCTCTAAAAGAATCCATTTAAAATCTATAAAGAGAAGACTGAAGGGTAAATATCTAAAAGAAGAGTATTTAGAGGATCCTGGGGAATACTTGGAGATTGCTAAAGGGAGTAATAACTTCATAGGAGTGGAGATGGGGGACTTCATAGGGGTAGGTGTAAAAAAAGAGAAGGGTATTAAATTGAAAGATTTAAAAAGAAAGAAAAAGAATATTTATATTAAAAAAATAGAGGACTACTTAGAGAAGAATAGAGAGAGAATAAATAGCCTTTTAGAGTATTCCAAGGACATTCTTAAAAAATATATAGAGAAGTATAAGAAAAAAGGTTATATAATAAACACCTCCTTCAGTGGAGGAAAGGACAGTAGTGTCTCTACACTCCTTGTAAGGGAAATAATCCCTGATATAGATGTTATATTTATAGATACAGGTTTGGAGTATCCAGATACTATAAAGTATGTAAAGAGATTTGCAAAGGAATACGATCTAAACTTGCATGTAGTAGATGGAAATTACTTCTGGGGTCATCTAGAAAAGGAGGGGATCCCTACAAAGGACAATAGATGGTGCAACAGTGTCTGCAAGTTGATACCTTTAAAAAATTTTTTCATGGAACACTATCCAAATAAAAAGGTATTGACAATAGATGGATCGAGAAAATTCGAGAGTTTCACTAGATCTAAATTAAGTTATACAAGAAAGAGCAGATTTATAGATTTCCAAGTTAACCTCTTTCCTATATTAGATTGGAACGCTATAGACGTCTGGAGTTATATTCTCTTAGAGGAAATTCTCTATAATCCCCTCTACGACAAGGGATTTGAGAGAATAGGTTGTTATCTATGTCCCGCTGCACTTAACAGTGAGTTCTTACGTGTAAGGGATCTCTATCCAGATCTTTGGAGTAGATGGGTTAATTACTTAAGAAAATACTACACTATGGAGGAAATACTTAGGGGCTTTTGGAGATGGAGAGTACTTCCTCCAAAGATGGAAGAGTTGAAGAAGTGTTTATATAACTGTAATAATAATTTAGAGTAA
- the leuC gene encoding isopropylmalate/citramalate isomerase large subunit: MGMTLVEKILAKASGKRSVSPGDIVMAKIDVAMVHDITGPLTVNTLEKEGIEKVWDPEKIVILFDHQVPADSINAAENHILMRKFVKKHGIKNFYDIREGVCHQVLPEKGHVVPGTVVVGADSHTCTHGAFGAFATGIGSTDMAAVFATGELWFKVPETLYFNITGELNPYVTSKDVILHIIGEVGFDGATYKAVQFGGETVKNMSIASRMTMTNMAIEMGAKTGVIEPDEKTINYIKEVMRKHGREKPFEVIKGDEDAEYEEVYEIEVDDLNPVFACPHAVDNVKPAREVAGKPIDQVFIGSCTNGRLEDLRMAMRIIEEHGGIAEDVRVIVTPASREVMLAAMEEGLIQKFYKYGCVVTNPSCSACMGALYGILGPGEVGVATSNRNFRGREGSLDSEVYLASPITAAACAVKGELVDPRDL, encoded by the coding sequence ATGGGGATGACACTTGTTGAAAAGATCCTTGCTAAAGCATCTGGAAAGAGATCTGTATCTCCTGGAGATATAGTGATGGCAAAGATAGATGTAGCCATGGTGCATGACATCACAGGGCCACTAACTGTGAATACCTTAGAGAAGGAGGGAATAGAAAAGGTTTGGGATCCTGAGAAGATAGTTATACTCTTCGATCATCAGGTGCCTGCTGACAGTATCAACGCTGCCGAGAACCACATACTTATGAGGAAATTTGTAAAGAAACATGGGATAAAGAACTTCTACGATATAAGGGAAGGTGTATGTCATCAGGTACTTCCTGAGAAAGGACATGTTGTTCCAGGTACTGTAGTTGTTGGGGCGGACTCCCACACCTGTACCCATGGGGCCTTCGGTGCCTTTGCAACAGGCATAGGTAGTACAGATATGGCTGCAGTATTTGCTACTGGGGAGTTGTGGTTTAAAGTACCTGAAACACTGTACTTCAATATTACTGGGGAACTGAATCCCTATGTAACCTCTAAGGATGTGATCCTCCATATCATCGGTGAAGTAGGGTTTGACGGAGCAACCTACAAGGCTGTGCAGTTTGGAGGAGAGACTGTTAAAAATATGAGTATAGCTTCAAGGATGACTATGACGAATATGGCTATAGAGATGGGTGCAAAAACAGGAGTAATAGAACCTGATGAAAAGACTATTAACTATATAAAGGAAGTTATGAGGAAACATGGGAGGGAGAAGCCCTTCGAGGTGATAAAAGGGGATGAAGATGCAGAGTACGAAGAAGTTTATGAGATAGAGGTAGATGATTTAAACCCTGTATTTGCCTGTCCTCACGCTGTAGATAACGTAAAACCTGCAAGAGAGGTTGCTGGGAAACCTATAGATCAAGTATTCATCGGCTCCTGTACAAATGGAAGGCTGGAAGACTTGAGAATGGCAATGAGGATTATAGAGGAGCATGGAGGTATTGCAGAGGATGTAAGGGTCATAGTTACCCCCGCCTCACGGGAGGTTATGCTAGCCGCCATGGAAGAAGGTTTAATACAGAAGTTCTACAAGTACGGATGTGTTGTAACTAATCCATCATGTTCTGCATGTATGGGAGCACTTTACGGAATCTTAGGACCTGGGGAAGTAGGAGTTGCCACCTCTAACAGAAACTTCAGAGGTAGGGAAGGATCTTTAGATTCAGAGGTATATTTAGCATCTCCTATTACAGCGGCAGCCTGTGCAGTTAAGGGAGAGTTAGTGGATCCCAGGGATCTGTAG
- the moaA gene encoding GTP 3',8-cyclase MoaA: MKDPFNREIRSLRISVTPYCNLKCFYCHREGYRKFNSRYMTPGEIGKIVRTFLEFGIKKIKISGGEPLLREDLPEILERVSHPKIEDISLTTNGILLEKYAERLKDAGLHRVNVSLDTLDPEKYRRITTYGDVELVKAGIERAIEVGLTPLKINYLVMKNTLEDLEDLMNYCREVGAILQIIELMPLNENLKRYYVDITPIEKKIAEISDKVVTRRSMHNRKKYYIGDLEVEFVRPMDNTEFCNHCTRIRLTYDGYIKPCLLREDNLVDILTPLRRGEDIREYIHQGILRREPYFKAPNFPSR, encoded by the coding sequence ATGAAGGATCCTTTCAACAGGGAAATAAGATCGTTGAGAATATCTGTAACACCATACTGCAACTTAAAATGTTTCTACTGCCATAGAGAGGGATACAGAAAATTTAATAGTAGATATATGACACCTGGAGAGATAGGAAAGATTGTAAGAACTTTCTTAGAATTTGGGATTAAAAAAATTAAAATATCTGGAGGAGAGCCCCTTCTAAGAGAGGACCTACCTGAGATACTTGAAAGGGTATCCCATCCTAAAATAGAGGACATCTCCCTAACTACAAATGGGATACTCTTGGAGAAATATGCTGAAAGATTGAAGGATGCCGGTCTCCACAGGGTTAATGTCAGTTTAGATACCTTAGATCCTGAAAAATATAGAAGAATAACCACCTATGGAGATGTTGAGTTGGTAAAGGCAGGCATAGAGAGAGCTATAGAGGTAGGTCTTACACCTCTGAAAATAAACTATCTTGTAATGAAAAATACACTGGAGGATTTGGAGGATCTTATGAATTACTGTAGGGAGGTTGGGGCCATACTGCAGATTATAGAACTTATGCCTCTGAATGAGAATTTAAAGAGATACTACGTAGATATAACACCTATAGAGAAGAAAATAGCGGAGATATCAGACAAAGTAGTGACGAGAAGGTCGATGCACAACAGAAAGAAATACTACATAGGCGATTTAGAGGTGGAGTTCGTCAGGCCTATGGATAATACAGAGTTTTGTAACCACTGTACAAGAATAAGGCTAACCTACGACGGATATATAAAACCCTGTCTCCTTAGGGAGGATAACTTAGTAGATATACTTACACCTTTAAGGAGAGGAGAAGATATAAGAGAGTATATCCACCAGGGAATACTTAGGAGAGAGCCTTACTTTAAAGCTCCTAATTTTCCTTCAAGATGA
- the truD gene encoding tRNA pseudouridine(13) synthase TruD, whose protein sequence is MVENMKVKIRQLPEDFIVEEILDENILEEGDTFNLYLLKKTNMEILRTLSYISKKFKIPLKEIGYCGLKDRHAITIQYITIPIRYGKLSLKENNLELKYLRKVGSPLKLGQLAGNKFKITIRYLKEEHLPKIEENLKKLHLGVPNYYDTQRFGSVYRRGEFIAREYMMGNYEEALKIILTRYKKSENRLIKDLKRYIRSHWGDWRSIIRYMKDRGIRDRMFNNIIRYLESREHDEEKFKEAFKYVDIRLKKLFVSAYQSYLWNESVKSILKKCIPKEDRIYVDYICGSFLFYKNIEKDILDIMKDRTFPTITHDIGTKDIKEEDRRIIEDILKREGLSIEDFNKLLDLSKPSYTERRIISIPENVRYSKFVEDELNKGRYKVTVEFQLKKGCYATMVVKRITSF, encoded by the coding sequence CTGGTAGAAAATATGAAGGTTAAAATTAGACAACTTCCAGAAGATTTTATTGTAGAGGAGATATTGGATGAGAATATTCTCGAAGAAGGGGACACTTTCAACCTGTATTTATTAAAAAAGACAAACATGGAGATTTTAAGGACGTTGTCATATATATCAAAGAAGTTCAAGATACCTCTAAAGGAGATAGGTTACTGTGGTTTAAAGGATAGACATGCCATTACAATACAATATATTACCATCCCCATAAGGTATGGAAAACTCTCTCTAAAGGAAAATAACTTGGAACTGAAATATCTAAGAAAAGTGGGGAGTCCTTTAAAATTAGGACAGTTGGCAGGAAATAAATTTAAGATCACTATTAGGTATCTCAAAGAGGAACACCTTCCAAAGATAGAGGAGAATCTAAAAAAGCTACACTTGGGAGTCCCTAACTATTACGACACTCAGAGATTTGGAAGTGTATATAGAAGGGGAGAGTTTATAGCTAGGGAGTATATGATGGGAAACTACGAAGAGGCCCTTAAGATAATACTAACTAGATATAAAAAGAGTGAAAACAGGTTGATAAAAGATTTAAAAAGGTATATAAGGAGCCATTGGGGGGATTGGAGATCTATTATAAGGTATATGAAAGACAGAGGGATAAGGGACAGAATGTTTAACAACATAATTAGATATCTGGAAAGTAGAGAGCATGACGAAGAAAAATTTAAAGAAGCTTTTAAATATGTGGATATTAGGTTGAAGAAGTTGTTTGTCTCTGCTTATCAGAGTTACCTCTGGAACGAATCTGTAAAAAGTATTTTAAAGAAGTGTATTCCCAAAGAAGATAGAATATACGTCGATTACATTTGTGGATCATTTTTATTCTATAAGAATATAGAAAAAGACATCCTTGACATTATGAAGGATAGAACCTTTCCCACCATAACCCACGATATAGGTACAAAAGATATTAAGGAAGAAGATAGAAGAATTATAGAAGACATATTAAAAAGAGAAGGTTTAAGTATAGAAGATTTTAACAAACTGCTGGATCTCTCCAAACCTTCCTATACTGAGAGAAGAATAATCTCTATTCCAGAAAATGTAAGATACAGTAAGTTCGTAGAAGATGAATTGAACAAGGGAAGATATAAAGTTACTGTGGAATTCCAACTGAAGAAAGGATGTTATGCTACTATGGTTGTAAAGAGAATAACATCTTTTTAA